The Molothrus ater isolate BHLD 08-10-18 breed brown headed cowbird chromosome 6, BPBGC_Mater_1.1, whole genome shotgun sequence genome segment agccctgtgccagctgccccaGGATGCTGAACCCCACAGCAACAggctcccttcctgctcctcctgcaggccCATGTCCAAAGACAGCATCCaagatcacagaatcctggaatggttggggagggagggaccttaaagttcatgggcagggacaccttccaccagaccagcttgctcagagccccatccagcctggccttgaacactcccaggaatgggacagccacagctgctctgggcaacctgtgccagggcctcagcagcATCACAGTAAAAAGCTTCTTTCTAGCATGCAATCTAAATCTCCTCTTTTAGTACAAAACTGTTCTGTCTTGTCCTCCACTATTCTGACCATGTAAAACTcactcttttgtttttttatacGATCCCTTCCAAGTACTGGAAGGCTTCAATGAGgtttccctggagccttctcttctccaggatgaacaggGAGACTCACAGATGAAGTGTTTTctcaaatatattatttattgcCATCTTTGTAGCCAGTAAAGCTCACAGGAGGAATGGACTCTCTCAAAAAGGGCATTTctaggagctgctggagggcagcaaCATTAAATGCCACTTGGCAGTGAGCACAGCTGTGGAGGGTGACCAATTATTCCTATTTCTCCAGTGCAGGAGCATGGACAGTGGGGGAGTGGTAGCCAGGGAATCAGAGAAACCAGAGCCCACCTCCTCAGGTCTCATACCAAATAATTGCCAACTCTGTGGTAGCTGAGCAGCCACATTCCATGCCAAAGTGATGCATGGACGCTCAGAGGTACAGTGTTCGTTCAAACACACAATTTGTTGTAAACTTTACATCAACTAAAGCTCCCATTAGATCAAAATATGGTTAGAATGATGTTGGAAGTATTGTCCTATAAACCTAATGATTCTACTCTTCTACAGTAcaacaattctatgattctgtgattctacagtTGTCTCATTCAGAACCCAAAGTAGAAGTGGTATTGCAGGTCATCAAACTTCTTCAATGCCTCAGTCTGAGCGGCTGGAtcctgtgccaggtgctggaAGAGGTTCAGGGGCTGCGCCCCCTGGAAGGCTGGGGGCAAGGAAATTTCCTGGGGCATGTCCTCATTGTCAAAGAAGAAGTGCTTGAGGCGCTTCTCCTCGAGGCAGCAGCGCAGGTAGTGCATGGTGTCATCCACCCTCATCAGGAGATACTTGTGCTGCCATTCTGACAGAGGGATCAAGGTCAGAGGTGCATGACCGTGGTCTTCAAGGCATAGATAGAAAGGCCTGAGCCCTCCAGAATGCGAGCGCAGAGCCGCAGGCACTTGAGGTGGCAGCTGCGGGGTGGGGCCCGCATGGCTACATGCCTGAAGAACTTTGCCTCTGCCACAGCATAGCTCTCCAGCCACGTCGTGCTTGGGGGGCGTTGGGCCTCTGGAGGCTGGCTGCTCAGGAAGATGTCCGAGTCGCCTTGCTGCACACTAAATACTGTCTCCACAAAGATGCTTCTCCCAGAGGCTTTCATCAGCTTCATCTTGCAGGAGCGGCAGGAGGGAAGCACCTTCATGCTGTAGTGACGGGACTGAGGCACCATCGACCAGGCTGAGATCACAAACGTCTGGAACCAGAGGGCAATTTTCTCCCCATCTAGGTAAGGGCCAGTGCAGAGGGTGTGTAGAAGGCTGGCCACCTGATTTCtcttcagctcctgctcagagTGGTGGAGGAAGCACAGCATGTTCTGGTCAGGCTGTTCCCCGGTGCAGGTGCACACCAGCTCCACGCGGACGCGCATGCTCGTTTGTGGCATCTCCCCCATGCAGTCTGGCTCCAGGTGGAAGGCGTGCCCACGGGGCGGCTTCAGGGGCACAAACATGCAATAGACAATGTCCTCCTCCTTATGGGGACTCCATCCTTCACAGGCACTGCCCACCCCAATGACTGGTTCCAGCACCGGGAAGAAGCTGTCTGAAAAGAGGTTGTGGGAGACTCGGAGAAGGTcattcagcagctcctgcaccaccCGTCTCCTAGAAGCCAGCTTTGGCACTGACAGCTGGAAGCGTCTTGAAAAGATCCAGATCATATTCCTATCAGCAGGACTTTCTTCCTCACTTTCTTCACTCTCTGAGTCCCTTCTGTTGTCCACCTCATGGACCCTTTTCCTGAGCCACCAGTAGAGTGCCAAGAGCACTATCAGGGATCCAGCAAGGGCCCAGAACAGGCATTGCTGCACTGCGGtccagagcacagctccccaggacCCAACactctgctccagagccttgTGGGCCAACTCCTGCATCATCTGAGTCCTCTGCTGGTTGAGGTCCTCATCCAGGTACACACTGATGAAATGGCGGAGGCATTGCACAAGCCAGAGCAGGAATAGTATGAGCATTATGACCTGCAAGAGATGGGAGAggagtgctgcagtgctgagaggggagggaaggaagaaaagagaaacaaagggagctggcagggagggaagaagggatgggagacagcaggcaggaaggagagggggCTAGGGAGCTGGCAGACAGCAAAGCCTGTGCCCAGTCCCAGTGGTGGCACTGTGCCCTTTGCAAGGGGTGCCTGGAAGGGGCTAGGCCCTGGATGCAGGGTTGGAAGCACTCTCTTGGGTGTTTGTGGTCCTGCCCtcatccagagcagcagctggccaTGTGTGCACACTTGATGTCATCCAAGCTGCCCCGGGGCagtgctgcttcctgctctCATTTATACCTGCTCCTCATTGTGGAGTCCCTTGTGATGTCACTGGCACCAGACACATCATGGCTAGGCCAGCCCACTGTACTGGGGCAGCATTGCCTACATACCCCTGGTTGTGACATCCCCTGTGATGTCAGTGGCACCAGAGACAtcacagccaggccagccctACCCTTCATGCCCACCCCAGCTCAGACCCTCACAATGGCCCCAAGAAATCCACCAAACACAGACCCACTGCTCCCCTGGGcctgctccaacagctccacatctttcctgtgctgaggagcctGGCCCTGGATGCAGAGCTCCAG includes the following:
- the LOC118687357 gene encoding LOW QUALITY PROTEIN: inositol 1,4,5-trisphosphate receptor-interacting protein-like 1 (The sequence of the model RefSeq protein was modified relative to this genomic sequence to represent the inferred CDS: inserted 1 base in 1 codon), whose protein sequence is MLILFLLWLVQCLRHFISVYLDEDLNQQRTQMMQELAHKALEQSVGSWGAVLWTAVQQCLFWALAGSLIVLLALYWWLRKRVHEVDNRRDSESEESEEESPADRNMIWIFSRRFQLSVPKLASRRRVVQELLNDLLRVSHNLFSDSFFPVLEPVIGVGSACEGWSPHKEEDIVYCMFVPLKPPRGHAFHLEPDCMGEMPQTSMRVRVELVCTCTGEQPDQNMLCFLHHSEQELKRNQVASLLHTLCTGPYLDGEKIALWFQTFVISAWSMVPQSRHYSMKVLPSCRSCKMKLMKASGRSIFVETVFSVQQGDSDIFLSSQPPEAQRPPSTTWLESYAVAEAKFFRHVAMRAPPRSCHLKCLRLCARILEGSGLSIYALKTTVMHXLTLIPLSEWQHKYLLMRVDDTMHYLRCCLEEKRLKHFFFDNEDMPQEISLPPAFQGAQPLNLFQHLAQDPAAQTEALKKFDDLQYHFYFGF